The following are from one region of the Magallana gigas chromosome 6, xbMagGiga1.1, whole genome shotgun sequence genome:
- the LOC117688808 gene encoding interactor protein for cytohesin exchange factors 1, translated as MAESEPSSSRTNSLNTSSSHNDENHTHVELKGYLWKRTKLSRKWKKQWFILRNSDLLYGNTPETAVKNIPLSNAEISETDVDKKDHAFRIKPKDNGRTFYIQAENENVQNDWMQAICFAKAAGHHGDNSQACTIQ; from the exons ATGGCCGAATCCGAACCTTCAAGTAGTCGAACAAACAGCTTAAATACTTCTAGCAGTCACAACGATGAAAACCACACACATGTTGAACTGAAAGGATATTTGTGGAAAAGAACAAAGTTATCAAGAAAATGGAAGAAACAGTGGTTTATCCTTAGAAATTCAGATCTTTTATATGGAAACACACCTGAG ACAGCAGTAAAGAACATTCCTCTTTCAAATGCTGAGATCTCTGAAACTGACGTCGATAAAAAAGACCATGCATTTAGGATAAAACCAAAGGACAATGGGCGTACGTTCTACATTCAGGCAGAAAACGAAAATGTACAGAATGACTGGATGCAGGCGATCTGCTTTGCCAAGGCAGCCGGTCATCATGGGGATAATTCACAGGCCTGTACTATTCAGTGA